The DNA window CGCAAATCCCGATAGCGCGCCGCCGCCCCCTGACAATAGCGCCCCCAACGAGCCCAGCCTGACTGCGGTGTCTTCCGAAGCCCTTTTGCCCGAGTCACTTCCTGACGAATTTGCGTTCTACGCGCGTGGAGCGAGTGCTTTTCACAAGGGCGACCTGGAAGCTGCCGTCCGCGAGTGGAAGGCTCTTCTCGATCTGCCGGAGGACAATCGTCACTTTAAATCGACGTGGGCCGCGTACATGATCGCCAAGGCACTGCTCAAAACAAACCCCGCGACATCGATCCTCTACTACACAAAGATCCGTGATTACGCCGATGCAGGACTCCACGATTCCCTCCGGCTGGCCGACGACAGTTTCGGATGGCAGGCCCAGGCCGAGATGTATGCCGGAGAGCACGCCGCAGCAATTCGACATTACCTGCTACTTTTCCAGTTGAGCGAGGAAGGCAACAAGCGAAAGTGGTACGAGTCCCTGAAGACCGCGTGCTGGATGGCCTGCAAGTCGGACCAGTTCGATCTCAAACTCGCCGAGGACTCCCTTTGCCAACGGATCATTGCAGCGTGGACGATCTCCAATCCGAGTAATAAACAACGCTACAGCTTGGGCCTCTACAACTTCATTTCGCAATCCGGTGTTCGGAAGCCTTTCCCCGACGCAGACAAGCTGGCGTGGGCGGCCTACGCGTCAGGCGATATGGAGAATACCAAGCAGTGGCTTGACCTCGCCGATCCCGATTTGCCGTATGCGCGATGGACCCGCGCCAAGCTGATGCTTCGAGAAGGCAGAATCGATGAAGCCGTTCAGGTGTTGCACGGTTTGACCGATGCCTTCCCCGCAGACGATCAGTGGCCGGGCCCGAACAAGAATGGGCCATTCGCTGCCGCTGATAACGTCAAAGCGGACTTGGGCGTACTTCTGCTGGGCCGTGGAGAGTACGCAAAAGCACTCGACCTGTTTGTGCGATCCGGCTATTGGGTCGACGCGGCATACGTCGCCGAACGCGTGCTAACCACTTCGGAGCTCCGCGAGTTCGTAGACGCTCATCACAGCGATTCCGCTTACGAGGAGCCCTTGGGGGACCTCTATTGGAACGGGCAGGGAAAACCTCGCAGGGAGCTACTGCGCGGCATCCTCGCACGCCGGTACCTACGTGGTGGTGATTTGGATTCGGCTCGCATCTACATGTCCGTAACCGAACAAGAGACTATCTCGAACCTGAAGACTCATCTGAGCACCGCTACTCAGGGACAGAGATTCCGTCTGGAAGACATGTCAAGCGCGCCAGAAGCCAAGAAAAGCAAAAAGGGTGAATCCGCGGACGCGAAGCGGGTGCGCGCGCTGCACTATATCGCGGCAGCCGAGTGCATCCGCCGGAACGGTATGGAATTCCTTGGTTCTGAAATCGAGCCGGACTGGTCTTACCTCGAAGGAATAGTCCAAATCCCGGGGCCCACTTACCACCGAACGTACAAGAAAGATGCGAATCCCGCTATTCCCTTCGTGGTGAAAATGTGGCCGAATCCCTTCGAGAACCTGAATCCCGCTACGGCGCAGGCGCTCTCCGCGTCCAGCGAGGAAATGCGGCGCGTTTGGGAAAGTACCCCCGTCCCGAACAAGCGCTTCCACTACCGCTATGTTGCCGCAGGCCTTATGTGGAAGGCAGCCCAACTCTTGCCCAATGACGATCCTCTGATTCCGTACGCACTCTATTGGGGTGGCATGTGGATCAAGAATCGCGATCCCGAGGCAGCCGACCGTTTCTACAAGGCCATGGTTCGCCGCTGTCCAAATCTCCCCTACGCGCAGGAGGCTGACAAACTGCACTGGTTTCCCAAGTCGCCGCCTCCGGAGCCCAACAAAGACATCCCTCCATCTTGATACCCCCTTGTTAATGCAACTTCCACCCTACCATAATGGATAAATAGGGTGATTCGCGTTCACTCTAGGGGGAGTCTCGCCGCCATGTTGTTTCGCCGTCTGCCATTCGTCGCGGTTCTGGGGCTATTGATACTCGAACGTGCCGCGTGGGCCTGCGGCAATTTCTACATGCCTAACAACTACCTCACGACTGGGTGCGAAGACAACGTATTGTCCATGCCCAGAGCCAATTTTCGCCATGAGTTGTCGCGGATCTTCGAGATTGATCTGAGCGTATCCGATGCCGAGTGGAAGGATCTGGAGGCCGCCGGAACGTGGCGGACGTCAACGTGGGAGAAGACGATTGACACCGATATTGCCGAGCTTCGAGAGGCCCGTCAGAAGAAAGGTGTTTCAGTGCCGCGGAACACCGATTCCTTCTCATTTAATGTTGTTGACAGATACCGAGATTTCCGCAAGCGGACCGGGCGTATCCAGTGGGACGCCAAGATCTCGACTTATCAGGTGAGTGGGAATACGTATTATTCGGCTTCCGATGGCAACCAATCCCAACAAACGGAATGGGAGTCTAAAGCGAAGAATTCCATGTATGACTTCTTTTCGGATGCTCTAGTGCTGCAATCCATCCCCGAGGAGTTTGCGCTGTACAGCAAGGGAGCCGTGGCTTACCACCAAGGAGACAAGATTACAGCGGTTCGCGAATGGAAATCTTTGCTGGAACTGCCCGCGGAACGCAGGCATTACCGTTCGACGTGGGCCGCCCATATGATCGCAAAGGCATTGCTCCAGACAGACCCGTCATCCTCCATTTCGTACTATTCCATGGTTCGGGACCTCGCCAACGACGGATTCGCGGATTCGCTTCATCTGGCGGACGATAGTCTGGGGTGGCAAGCGCAAGCAGAAATGCTCGCCGGTCAAAACGCATTGGCAATTCAGCATTACACGGATCTCCTTCGATTGGCGCCTGAGCATGAGCGTCATCGTTGGGCGAATTCGCTGCGAACGGCTTGCAGGGTGGCGTGTACGGCGCAGCAGTTCGATCTGAATCTCACAACCGATCCCTTGTGCCGCCGATTGATTGTGGCGTATTTGCTTTCTGACTATGACTGCATAAAGCGAATCAAGGACTGGAACACCGCGTTAATACAGTCGGGGATCAAGGGGCCTTTTCCCGAGGCAGATCGGCTTGCATGGGCGTCGTACAAGGAAGGCGATATCGAAACGGCGCAGCGCTGGGTAGAGCAAGCCGACGCTTCGGCTCCGTACGCGACATGGGTTCATTCGAAAATACTCCTTCGGCAAGGGCGTGTCGACGAAGCGGCACAGACCATTCACTCGATACTGGATGCTTTTCCCGCAGACGAGACGTGGCAACTTGATGAATTCACCTTCGTGGACGTCGGGGCTGACGTTAAAGCCGGTCTTGGGGTACTCAGCTTGGGCCGTGGCGAATACGTCAAAGCACTGGAGCTCTTCTTGCGCGCCGAATATTGGACGGATGCCGCATATGTCGCTGAACGCGTCCTGACTCTGGCCGAATTGCGCACGTTCGTCGATGGACATAAGGACGATCCTGAATTTCAGAAGCGCTGCGAGCGATATAGCGAAGAGGGAGAAAACCGACTAGCCGCACTTCGGAGCCTACTATCGCGTCGGCTAGCCCGAAACGGCAAATGGGCGCAAGCGGCCGAATACGCCCCTGACGATCAGAGAACGATTCTTGTTGGAGTCAGCACAGAACTCAAGGCGGCGGCGGAGTTACACGCGGTGCACTGGGACAACTTTACGTACGAACTCCCCACGGCGCGCAAGCTCGCGAAACCGGATTCCATGTGGGCCAAGCACATGATGGCTGCCTCGAAGAGCGCGTATGACACCGGTATGGCACTCATGGGCACAGAGATTGAACCGGACTGGACGTATATCCACGGTCTTCTTTCGCGCGCCGGGCCAACCTACTATCGCACGTACAAGCCCAATGAGACGCCTCCGCTCACGTATGGCTCGGAAGTCATAAGGAGAAACTGGTTCAAGACCATGAACCCTGCGACAGCGAAAGTACTCTCCGCCACCGATGATGAAATGCGTCGCGTTTGGAGAAGCGCCCCTGTCCCCAACAAGCGCTTCCATTACCGTTATGTCGCTGCCGACCTCATGTGGCAGGCCGCGCAGGCACTTCCCGATAACGATCCACTGACTTTGTACGCTCTCTATCAAGGCGGCGCCTACATCAAAGGCAGAGATCCCCAAGCTGCCGACCGTTTCTACAAGGCCATGGTTCGCCGGTGTCCAAATCTCCCCTACGCGCAGGAGGCCGACAAATTGCACTGGTTTCCCGCATCGCCGCCTCTGGAGCCCAAATGAGACTAGTTGTGCCAATGTCACCTGAGCCCGCATAGTTTGCGACCGAGCGGTCTTTACCTTCCCCAGGCCGCCTGCCGCTCGCTCCCGAGTGCAAAGAACGTGCGCACATATATGAGGTACAACTCTTGGGGCCGACCCTGCCTACTCGCTGCCGTGCAGGCCTGTTCCCGATGCGCGGGCTCTTGTATTCACACATCATCCCCACCCAGGTACCCTTGAATCGTCACGTTACACAGAACCCAGGGTGACACGGCGCTCCCTGCGCCTCAGCGGCTCTGCGTGAGAAACTCTTCATTCTTCCTCGTGCTGTGCCACGGTCTCCCGACCCGGCACTCCGCCGACACACCTGTCGGCTCGCGACGGAACGGTCTCCATCTTCCCCAAGCCGTCCGCCGCTCGCTTCCAGAGAGCTACGCCGCAGGCCGGCCCCTGTTGAGCGCCCGCCGACATGTGGTACTCTGGACCCGGTCCATGCACGGTTTTCCCAAGAACCTACAGGAGTCCTGGACATGCAACATGTTCGCGCTGTCATCATTCTCATGGCCGTAATCCTTGCCGTACCGTTTGCCGGAGCCGATATTGCGATTCCGCAAACCTCGTACAACAAACCCGTTGCCGACGACGTCTACTTACAGGAAAACAGGGCGACCATCTCGACAAAGACCCCAATAACCGCGTTGGCCGCGTACAACGACGCGCTCTTCGCCGTTGTAGACGGTTCGCTCCGAGTGTTGCAAGGCGACTCGCTGAAGGATGTCGGCGGGGCTCCCAGCGGCATCCTTCGCATGCGTGTGCTGGACGGCGCGCTCTGGGCCGCGACCGCGAAAGAACTCCACCGCTACGACGGCAAAGCGTGGGCGCGTGTTGCGGACCTTCCCATCGTGGATCTGTGCATGCACGTCGGCAAGGTCCATGCCGCGACGCGAGATGCGATCTATCGTTACGAAGACGGCAAACTCGTCGACATCAAACCTGCGACGGGCTATCTCTCCAACGACAGCACCGTGGTCATGGACGATGGCACGCAGGTGTTGATGAACCCCGTCTCCATCGCGCCCATCGACCGTATCGCGTCGTATAGCGGCACGCTCTACATTCTGCGGCCCGGCGGCATTGCCCTGCTCGACCGCGCCAAGTTCATCCCCAATCCCATCGACTGGGGCGAAATGCTTTCGCGCGATATGCGTGACATGATGGCCCAAGGCAGCCGCCTCTATGTCACCACCGGACGCGGCGTGGCGGTTATCCGCGGCATGGCCCTCACGACGCTTACCGGCGCCGAAGGCCTCCCCTATCACGATACGACGTGCCTCGCGGAAGGTTTCGATGGCGATCTATGGATCGGCACCACCAAGGGCGCGATTCGCAGGACCGGCAACGCGTATCACTATTTCGGTTACCAACACTGGTTGCCCGGCGACAACGTGCATGATATCGCCGTCAGCGGACACACGGTGTACATCGCGACAGACGGCGGGCTCGGCATCATTCGCTACGAACCGTACACGCTGCTGAAGAAAGCCGCCTACTTTGAACGCGAACTCAACGAGTGGGGCCACAAGCGCCTTGGGTTCATCCACCAACTCTATTGGGATTCCAAGAACAACGAGTGGGTCCGCGAAATCAGCGACAACGACGGCGGCAACAGCGCGGAGTACCTCGCCGCACTGTGCTTCAAGTACGCCGTCACAAAAGACGAAAGCGTGCGCGCCGCGGCGGTCGACGCGTTCGAGGCCATAATCTGGCTCGATGCCATTACTCCCAAGGATGGCTTTATCGCCCGCGCCATCTGGTCCGTCAAAGGCGACAAAGGCCAAATGGCGGAAGGCGGTTCGGGTGGGCTTCCCGCAAAGTGGTATCCCACCGACGACGGCCTTTGGTACTGGAAGGGCGACACCTCCAGCGACGAAGTGAATGGTCACATTTTCTCCGTGGCGCTGTTTTATGAACTGGTTGCGCAAGGACCGGAGAAAGAGCGTGCGAAGAAGCACCTCACCAACATCGCCTCACACATCATGGACAACGGTTGGGTGTTGCGCGATATGGATGACAAGCCCACGCGTTGGGGTCGCTGGGACCCCGATTACCTGCTCAAGCCCTACGGGTTCGACGCCCGCGGCCTGAACGGTATGGAAGCGCAGACCTACATGTGGACGGCCTCGGCCGTCTCGGGCGATCCGAAGTTCCAGCAGGGCCTTCAGCAACTGCTCAAGTGGGGATATCAGGAGTACACCGTGCGGCAGAAACTCACGTTCCCGCCAGACCTCGTGGTGCCGTGGGACGATGAACTCGCGTTCCGTTGCTACTTCCCGCTGCTCTGCTACGCGAACGATCCCGAACTCCGGTCGATCTATCTTCGGAGTCTGGAGCGGAGTTGGGAAGTCCAGCGCATGCAGCATGTCCCGCTCTTCAACTTCATGTACGGCGGATTAACGGGCAACGATTGCGAGGCGGACCGTGCCGCGGAATATCTACGCGACTTTCCACTCGACTGTGTCGGCTACAGCTACCGCAATTCCTTCCGCGACGACCTGGCGCCCGAACCCGGCTACGTTCCGTATGGCGGCGGCACGCGCGGCATATCGCCCCGCGAGACCAAGGCCATGTGGGGCAGCCAGAACGCGCTCCATTACGATGGCGGAGACGACGGCAAGTCGGTCACGCCGCCCATCGGCTGGCTGCAGGGCTACTGGATGGGCCGCTACTTCGGGTTCATTAAGGCGCCCGACACGACCGACGTATCGCTGACCACCGTGCCGGCAAGTTCAGGCCAAAGCCACGGCGCCGCGCCATACGACGGCCCGCCGCGCCCCACGGGGCTTATCCCTGCGAAGTAGATTGTCTTGGGTGTGCGCGGCTACGAACAGTCGCGCACACCTTCGCGCCCAGACGCACCCACTTCTTGACACTTCACGCCTCCAGAGCCTAGATTTCCCTGTTGGCGCACTGGGCGCGCGGGATAAACGTCGATTCGTTAGCTGCGGAGGAACACGCTGTGAAATACCGAGTAGAACGAGACACCATGGGCGAAATGCAGGTACCGAACGATCGGTATTACGGTTGCCAGACCGCGCGTTCGCTCGTGCACTTCAAGATCGGCATCGAAAAGATGCCTCGCGAGCTCATTCGCGCCCTCGGCATTCTGAAGAAGGCGTGCGCGCTTGTGAACTGCGAAATGGGCCTGCTCGATCCGGCGCTCTGCGAACCCATCTGCAAGGCCGCCGATGAAGTCATCGCTGGCACGTTGGACGACCACTTTCCGCTTTCCGTTTGGCAGACCGGCAGCGGCACGCAGACCAACATGAACGCGAACGAAGTCATCTCGAATCGCGCCATCGAAATGCTTGGCGGCGAACTTGGCAGTAAGAAGCCGGTTCACCCCAACGACCATGTCAATATGTCGCAGTCGTCGAACGACACGTTCCCGGGCGCCATGAGTATTGCGGCCGTGGAACAGATTCATCGTCTGTTATTGCCCGCATTGGCAAAGCTGCGCGACACGCTCAAACAGAAATCAGAGGCTTTTCAAGACATCATAAAGATTGGGCGTACACACCTCATGGATGCCACGCCGCTTACGCTCGGACAGGAGTTTTCGGGTTACGCGCAGCAGTTGACCAACGGTATCGAGCGTATCGAATCCACGTTGCCCAAGTTGGCTGAGCTGGCTCTTGGCGGCACGGCCGTCGGAACCGGGCTCAACACGAAAAAGGGATTCGATGCGAAGGTCGCGGCGAAGATCGCGGAGCTTACCGGGCTGCCCTTCAAAACCGCGCCCAACAAGTTCGAGTCGCTTGCGGCGCACGATGCGCTGGTCATGACGCACGGCGCGCTGAAGACCGTGGCATGTAGCTTCATGAAACTCGCGAACGACGTGCGTTGGATGGCGAGCGGGCCGCGCAGCGGGCTTGGCGAAATCACGATTCCCGAGAACGAGCCGGGCTCGTCGATCATGCCGGGCAAGGTGAATCCCACGCAGTGCGAAGCCATGACGATGGTCGCGGCGCAGGTTATCGGCAACGACACCGCGGTCAATGTCGGCGGCTCGATGGGCAACTTCGAGCTGAACGTCTTTAAGCCCGTTATCATCTACAACGTGCTGCAGTCGATCCGATTGCTGGCCGACGCCGCGGAATCGTTTGACGAACACTGCGCTATAGGTATCGAACCTAACTGCAAGCGCATCGACGAACTGCTCAACAACTCGCTTATGCTGGTCACGGCGCTTAATCGCAAAATCGGATACGACAATGCGGCGAAAATCGCGAAGACGGCGCACGCAAACGGCACGACTCTTAAAGAAGAGGCCGTGCGCTTGGGTCTATTGACCGCCGAAGAGTTCGACGCGACGGTGGTGCCGTCAAAAATGATTGGGCCTTCGGACTAACAACTTGTGTCGATAGGCATTGAAATATGGGTGACGCCCGGCAACGACGCCGGGCGTCCTTCAATTACGCCTCGGCTACGACCTTGAATCCCATTAGGGACCCCAGGTCTTCCATGCTTGCCGCGTGGTCGCCGAAGAACACGACGCGGTGCAGCAGTGTCATCGTGTCGCCTTGAAGCACGCCTCCGCCCCAATTCTCGAACATCTTGCGCGCGTCCGTGACCTTCGTGACGAACTGCGTGCGACATCCGAGCGGGTCGTGCGTGACGTCGATGATCTTCCCCGTCGAGCACAGCATGGTGTCCAGGTTAATCAGCTTCGCGCACGTGACATCTTCACCCTCGCGCATTTCCACGTCGAGTGCCACGCCACGATGGCTGTCGGTCTGTGTGCGAATCGAGAACGGCCGCCGCTTACCATCCGGACCGTCCATCTTTGTGGACGACGTGCAGTGGAAGTGGATCAGCGCATTACGAGCCGCATCGAACACGGGATCGCTGATGAATCCGGGCTTGCCGAAGGCGTACCCGAACAGGAGCATGGTCAACGTCGAATCCATGTCGCCTTCGCAGGCTCCAACCATGCCGAGGTCGTTGAGCTTGCTAAACGCGAGACACCCCTTCGCGGGATCGCCCATACAGTTGGAACTCGTGACTGCCTGCGCTCCATGTTCGAGCATGAGCTGTTTCACGGCAAGGTAATACCGCGTAGCGGAAACGATCTCGTCGCGCGTGGGCTCGACAATCTTCTTCGCCTCGCGAATCCAATACCGCTCCGCTTCTTCCTCGGCCGTCTTCAGATCGACCGCGTTGAATGCTTCAATGGTTTGCTCCACGGTGATTGGAATCAACTCCGCGCCCAGCTTCGTCTTCACGCTATCCGCCGAGCACGCGGCAGGCGTTCCCATCGGTCCGCGAATCACCAATATGCGCGTCTGCTTCATGCGCGCGGGGACGCGCAGCAGCGCGGATACGCGGTCGAGTTCGCCCCAATCGCTCGTCGGCAGCAGCACGACCTTCTTGCCGTCCTTCTTCCACTGCGGGAAATACATCCACCCGTGCCCGCTGAATGGTTGAGAGAAGACCGCCGTCGGCAGACCCGTATCCACGATTTGCTGCATCGCCTCCGCGGGCGCGCCACCGCCGTGTCCCGAGAGATGAAACATCATCACGGCATCGGCATTCTTCAAGGCAGGCACGACGTCTTTGGCTTCGGCAGGCGGGAGGATTTCGCCGCCTACGAATTGCACGTCGCCAAGCCGCCGCTCAACCTGACTGAGGTATTCCTTGAGGCGCCCCACTTCCTCCGTCGGCCGCGACAGATAAATGTCGCCTGTGCGCCCGACAAACACGGCGTGTATCTTGACGGGCGCAAACTGCGGCCATCCTTCCTCCGGGACAGCGGCGCGCGCGTAGTTCCCAAACCCCGTTGCCAGTAACGTGCCCCCAACGGCGCTGCACCCGAGAAACTGTCGGCGATTCAGACACTGACTCATGCTTCCCTCCTCGGCACGGGCTCACCCGTGCGCTTAGCGCTCCTGGTTGTTCCCTCGCGATGAAAAGGTGGTCTGCAGCGGGTCTTCATACGTGCACACAATATGCGGACCCGTGGTGTGTCTGAATGGTGTGCCGTCTATACCCCCGTTCAAATCCCCCGGACTTACCGACCAAGTCTATTCTAAACCGGATTCGCCGGAAACACACGCGATCTTTGCCGCAAAAAGAACCGCGCCCCCGGGATGTCCCAGGGGCGCGCTGAGTGGGTCTCGAAGTCCGCCTGTTAGATGCGGCGGTAGATGCTCGACGGAATGATCTGGCGGCGGTCCGTAATCACGGCGCCCAGCACGCGGCCCTTCGCTTCGGCAAGAATTTCCACCGCGCGGCGAACGACTTCACGGCGGGTGCTATCGCCACGAATGACCACGACCACGCCGTCGCTGAACCGCGCGAGGTTGACGGAATCGCTGGACTGCAACACCGGCGGCATGCTGAAGATGATACGCATGAACCGCTCACGCATTTCGCCCATCGCGCGCTGCATTTGATCGGAGCGCCACAGGTACGTCGGGATTTCGCGTTGTCCGCCGCGGCCCATCACGTACAGCGAACCGGACGAGGACACGAGGTCGTCTAGGCGGCCCTGGCCAAGAACCAAATCCATCAGACCGCGGCCATCCTTGCCGCCGTCGCTTGTGAAATCGACGAGCAAGGTCGGGCCGGCGGGGTCGTCGGCCCACGCTTCGCCGATGGCGCGCGCAACGCGTCCGGCGCTTTCGCCGCGCACGGCACTCGTGACTTCAATGATCTGCAGACTCTTCTCGGTAACAAGAACATCCAGCAGTGACGCGATGCGTTGGGCCTCCGCGGCGTTCAATTTGTCGCCTCCTCGGAAGAACGAGCCGATCGGCGATACGCCCACATAGTGCTCGATGTCTTCGGGAGTCTTGATGCCGTGATCGAGGTATTCCAGGAAGAAGGCAATACCGAAACCGCCGACAATACCGCCAATCAGCGCCAGCACGAGGTTCAACATCTTCCTCGGGCGAATCGGATTGGTGGGCAGGCTCGGATCGGATACAACCGCGATGTTGTTGACCTTCGCGTCGGACAGGAGATTGTTCACGCGCATCTCCTGAACTTGCGTCGCCATGAACTCGTACGCCTTCTCTTTGATCTCGACGTCCTTCGTGAGGGCGTCAAACTTGTCCATGACGCCGTTCAGTTCGGTGAGGCGCGCCTCCAACTCCGCAATCTGCTTCTTGTTGGATTCGGTGGCGTTGTCTATGCCTTCCTTCAAACGGCTGGTGGCTTGCTTGATTTGGTTATTGATGCCAATCACGTCGGGGTGATTCGGGCCCTTGGACTGCACGGTTTCGTTGCGGTTCAACAGCAACTCAAGCAGACGCAAGCGCAACTCGGTTATGACCGTGCTCGACGTTTCGCGGCCCAGCGTCGACATGATGTTCGCGTCGCCGCCGCCTGCCGCATTCACGCCCTCGGTCACCGTACCCAACTGCTCCAATTGGACGGCGAGGTTCTTTGCCTTCGTGTACTGGTCGAGCAACAACTTCCGCTCTTCGTCCAGCTCAAACACTTTTGTAGAGTCGCGGAACGTCTTGAGCGCTTGTTGCGCCTCGCTCCATTCCGTCTGCATTTGTCCGAGCTTTTCCGTGAAGACCTTGTCGGCCTCCTTCGGCGTGGAGAAGACTTCGTTGTGCTTGTCTTTGTACTTGGCGATCAACGTCGTGAGGATTGTCTGCGCCATTTCCGGCGTGCCCCAGCGCATCCGCACATCGAGGGTGTAGGAGTCTTTAATCGTCGTGACCGCGAGCGCATCGCGCAGGTTCTCGACGCGCTGCTCGACCAGGCTCGATTCGTTGCGTATTTTCAGAGCGATGAGGAGCTTTGCATACGCTTCCTGGGCCTTCTTCAGGGTTCCGCGCACGGCCCCCTCGGAGCTAATCGTCACTTCGTCGAGTTTCAGATCGGTGACTACGCTGCGCAACACGTCGTCGCTCAGCATGATCTGAATTTCCGAGTTCACGTCTTCCACCGACATCGTTATGACCGGCGTCATATTCTGCGATGTCAGGGGCGTAGTGGGTTGCAATGTTTCGCGGCCAGGCAGAATCTGGATGCGCGCCGAAGATTCGTACGTCGGCGGCCAGAACACGTTGCCCGCGAAGGTTGCCGCGATCACCACGATCGCGAAGAACACAATAAGCTTCTTTCGCTTGAACAAGACGGTCAATATGTCTCTCAAGAAAAGCTGACGCTGGTCCATCTTCCTATCCTCTCTCCCGCCGCCGCTGGGCGTCCGCGGACCGTTGCTGTATGTTGAACTCGCGCATGGGAGTGCCGTTATGGGTTAATGACGCCGCCGAT is part of the Candidatus Hydrogenedentota bacterium genome and encodes:
- a CDS encoding tetratricopeptide repeat protein; this translates as MLFRRLPFVAVLGLLILERAAWACGNFYMPNNYLTTGCEDNVLSMPRANFRHELSRIFEIDLSVSDAEWKDLEAAGTWRTSTWEKTIDTDIAELREARQKKGVSVPRNTDSFSFNVVDRYRDFRKRTGRIQWDAKISTYQVSGNTYYSASDGNQSQQTEWESKAKNSMYDFFSDALVLQSIPEEFALYSKGAVAYHQGDKITAVREWKSLLELPAERRHYRSTWAAHMIAKALLQTDPSSSISYYSMVRDLANDGFADSLHLADDSLGWQAQAEMLAGQNALAIQHYTDLLRLAPEHERHRWANSLRTACRVACTAQQFDLNLTTDPLCRRLIVAYLLSDYDCIKRIKDWNTALIQSGIKGPFPEADRLAWASYKEGDIETAQRWVEQADASAPYATWVHSKILLRQGRVDEAAQTIHSILDAFPADETWQLDEFTFVDVGADVKAGLGVLSLGRGEYVKALELFLRAEYWTDAAYVAERVLTLAELRTFVDGHKDDPEFQKRCERYSEEGENRLAALRSLLSRRLARNGKWAQAAEYAPDDQRTILVGVSTELKAAAELHAVHWDNFTYELPTARKLAKPDSMWAKHMMAASKSAYDTGMALMGTEIEPDWTYIHGLLSRAGPTYYRTYKPNETPPLTYGSEVIRRNWFKTMNPATAKVLSATDDEMRRVWRSAPVPNKRFHYRYVAADLMWQAAQALPDNDPLTLYALYQGGAYIKGRDPQAADRFYKAMVRRCPNLPYAQEADKLHWFPASPPLEPK
- the fumC gene encoding class II fumarate hydratase, with translation MKYRVERDTMGEMQVPNDRYYGCQTARSLVHFKIGIEKMPRELIRALGILKKACALVNCEMGLLDPALCEPICKAADEVIAGTLDDHFPLSVWQTGSGTQTNMNANEVISNRAIEMLGGELGSKKPVHPNDHVNMSQSSNDTFPGAMSIAAVEQIHRLLLPALAKLRDTLKQKSEAFQDIIKIGRTHLMDATPLTLGQEFSGYAQQLTNGIERIESTLPKLAELALGGTAVGTGLNTKKGFDAKVAAKIAELTGLPFKTAPNKFESLAAHDALVMTHGALKTVACSFMKLANDVRWMASGPRSGLGEITIPENEPGSSIMPGKVNPTQCEAMTMVAAQVIGNDTAVNVGGSMGNFELNVFKPVIIYNVLQSIRLLADAAESFDEHCAIGIEPNCKRIDELLNNSLMLVTALNRKIGYDNAAKIAKTAHANGTTLKEEAVRLGLLTAEEFDATVVPSKMIGPSD
- a CDS encoding exopolysaccharide transport family protein, which gives rise to MDQRQLFLRDILTVLFKRKKLIVFFAIVVIAATFAGNVFWPPTYESSARIQILPGRETLQPTTPLTSQNMTPVITMSVEDVNSEIQIMLSDDVLRSVVTDLKLDEVTISSEGAVRGTLKKAQEAYAKLLIALKIRNESSLVEQRVENLRDALAVTTIKDSYTLDVRMRWGTPEMAQTILTTLIAKYKDKHNEVFSTPKEADKVFTEKLGQMQTEWSEAQQALKTFRDSTKVFELDEERKLLLDQYTKAKNLAVQLEQLGTVTEGVNAAGGGDANIMSTLGRETSSTVITELRLRLLELLLNRNETVQSKGPNHPDVIGINNQIKQATSRLKEGIDNATESNKKQIAELEARLTELNGVMDKFDALTKDVEIKEKAYEFMATQVQEMRVNNLLSDAKVNNIAVVSDPSLPTNPIRPRKMLNLVLALIGGIVGGFGIAFFLEYLDHGIKTPEDIEHYVGVSPIGSFFRGGDKLNAAEAQRIASLLDVLVTEKSLQIIEVTSAVRGESAGRVARAIGEAWADDPAGPTLLVDFTSDGGKDGRGLMDLVLGQGRLDDLVSSSGSLYVMGRGGQREIPTYLWRSDQMQRAMGEMRERFMRIIFSMPPVLQSSDSVNLARFSDGVVVVIRGDSTRREVVRRAVEILAEAKGRVLGAVITDRRQIIPSSIYRRI